Proteins found in one Quercus robur chromosome 2, dhQueRobu3.1, whole genome shotgun sequence genomic segment:
- the LOC126713746 gene encoding probable protein ABIL5 isoform X1 → MQNSKSCSSFQSLDDESEDITRFEKSLQELRELRSQLHYAADYSETTFLNAKEKKVVMENTKEYICRAVVTVVDHLGSASANLDCRISQTNAFSEAEFRINCLKQRLLLCEQYAHKLALTKLRWSENLTRYSRCYLSMQNENVEKSNEGSRDIVDQTNSKMIDKHELNSEEDVPLFLYTNTQRPSLEKETTNSSLVLPVHDGLSVLSKGSNPTFHFQGTQTIGRHRKSAPGGDILSLIRRIKRTA, encoded by the exons ATGCAGAACTCAAAGTCTTGTTCTTCCTTTCAAAGTCTAGATGATGAGTCTGAGGACATCACACGCTTTGAAAAGTCTCTCCAG GAACTTAGAGAGTTACGTTCTCAGCTTCATTATGCTGCCGATTACAGTGAAACCACTTTCTTGAATGCTAAAGAGAAGAAAGT TGTGATGGAAAACACAAAAGAGTACATATGCAGGGCTGTTGTTACTGTTGTTGACCACCTTGGAAGCGCCTCTGCCAACCTTGATTGTCGCATTTCTCAGACTAATGCATTTTCGGAGGCTGAGTTTCGAATCAATTGCCTAAAGCAA AGACTTCTCTTATGTGAACAATATGCTCACAAGCTTGCTCTAACTAAACTACGGTGGAGTGAGAATTTGACAAGATATTCTCGATGTTATTTATCAATGC aaaatgaaaatgttgaGAAATCAAATGAAGGTTCAAG GGATATCGTTGATCAAACTAACAGCAAAATGATAGATAAACATGAACTTAACAGTGAAGAGGACGTGCCACTTTTcttgtacacaaacacacagagGCCATCTCTTGAGAAAGAGACTACCAACTCATCATTAG TATTGCCTGTTCACGATGGTTTGTCAGTATTGTCAAAAGGTTCAAATCCTACGTTTCATTTCCAG GGTACTCAAACAATTGGACGTCATAGAAAGTCAGCGCCGGGTGGTGACATCTTGTCCCTCATACGGAGAATTAAACGAACAGCATGA
- the LOC126713746 gene encoding probable protein ABIL5 isoform X2: MQNSKSCSSFQSLDDESEDITRFEKSLQELRELRSQLHYAADYSETTFLNAKEKKVVMENTKEYICRAVVTVVDHLGSASANLDCRISQTNAFSEAEFRINCLKQRLLLCEQYAHKLALTKLRWSENLTRYSRCYLSMQNENVEKSNEGSRDIVDQTNSKMIDKHELNSEEDVPLFLYTNTQRPSLEKETTNSSLGYSNNWTS, from the exons ATGCAGAACTCAAAGTCTTGTTCTTCCTTTCAAAGTCTAGATGATGAGTCTGAGGACATCACACGCTTTGAAAAGTCTCTCCAG GAACTTAGAGAGTTACGTTCTCAGCTTCATTATGCTGCCGATTACAGTGAAACCACTTTCTTGAATGCTAAAGAGAAGAAAGT TGTGATGGAAAACACAAAAGAGTACATATGCAGGGCTGTTGTTACTGTTGTTGACCACCTTGGAAGCGCCTCTGCCAACCTTGATTGTCGCATTTCTCAGACTAATGCATTTTCGGAGGCTGAGTTTCGAATCAATTGCCTAAAGCAA AGACTTCTCTTATGTGAACAATATGCTCACAAGCTTGCTCTAACTAAACTACGGTGGAGTGAGAATTTGACAAGATATTCTCGATGTTATTTATCAATGC aaaatgaaaatgttgaGAAATCAAATGAAGGTTCAAG GGATATCGTTGATCAAACTAACAGCAAAATGATAGATAAACATGAACTTAACAGTGAAGAGGACGTGCCACTTTTcttgtacacaaacacacagagGCCATCTCTTGAGAAAGAGACTACCAACTCATCATTAG GGTACTCAAACAATTGGACGTCATAG
- the LOC126713745 gene encoding rho guanine nucleotide exchange factor 8 isoform X1: MVRAFGRQNTIQKSRSFNLKRMFEIPGRQIQSLIFENGHDCGVVEEKIIAKSFDVKRVASPLEPQHIGWSLNHDMGPVSRLEIGVPAKVGSPHTKPNSDIEMMKERFAKLLLGEDMSGGGKGVSSALALSNAITNLAASIFGEKSRLEPMSPERKARWRKEIEWLLSVTDHIVEFVPSQQKSKDGKSMEIMVTLQRSDLLMNIPALRKLDAMLIDYLDNFGNQNEFWYVSKDADESENGNVPRNEDKWWLPTVKVPPNGLSDISRKWLLFQKDSVNQVLKAAMAINAQVLSEMEIPESYIESLPKNGRASLGDSIYKSITVEYFDPEQFLSTMDLSTEHKVLDLKNRIEASIVIWKRKMTNKDGKSSWGSGVSLEKRELFEERAETILLLLKQRFPGIPQSALDISKIQYNRDIGQAILESYSRIIESLAFNVMSKIEDVLYADSLTQNPLLAESNRNRSRDPSTLTGEEADKWCAAETPNSKTLSDFMGWNLDQGATDMKKNDSTGYMDSPVREENDTLKSKIANIVTTKKISYLEKLENLSGLRSPTARH; the protein is encoded by the exons ATGGTCCGAGCCTTTGGACGCCAAAATACCATACAGAAGTCAAGATCTTTCAATCTAAAAAGGATGTTTGAGATTCCGGGAAGACAGATTCAGAGTTTGATATTTGAGAATGGACATGATTGTGGTGTTGTAGAAGAGAAAATTATTGCCAAAAGTTTTGATGTCAAGCGTGTAGCTAGTCCATTGGAGCCCCAACACATAGGCTGGTCGCTTAATCATGACATGGGTCCAGTTTCACGCTTGGAAATTGGAGTTCCAGCCAAGGTTGGAAGTCCACATACCAAGCCAAATTCAG ATATAGAAATGATGAAGGAAAGGTTTGCTAAGCTTCTTCTTGGTGAAGATATGTCGGGTGGTGGAAAGGGTGTTTCTTCGGCTTTGGCTTTGTCAAATGCCATCACAAACCTTGCTg CATCTATATTTGGTGAAAAATCGAGGCTAGAGCCTATGTCTCCAGAGAGGAAAGCAAGGTGgagaaaagaaattgaatggCTTTTATCTGTAACTGATCACATTGTTGAATTTGTTCCATCACAGCAAAAATCCAAAGATGGAAAAAGTATGGAG ATAATGGTAACTCTCCAAAGAAGTGATCTTCTAATGAACATCCCTGCCCTCCGAAAGCTTGATGCTATGCTTATT GACTACCTGGATAACTTTGGAAACCAAAATGAGTTCTGGTACGTGTCTAAAGATGCCGATGAATCTGAAAATGGTAATGTCCCAAGAAATGAAGACAAATGGTGGTTACCAACTGTCAAAGTTCCACCAAATGGGCTATCAGATATATCTCGAAAGTGGCTGCTCTTTCAGAAGGATTCTGTGAACCAAGTACTAAAAGCAGCTATGGCTATAAATGCTCAAGTACTATCAGAAATGGAGATCCCTGAAAGCTACATTGAATCCCTACCAAAA AATGGTAGAGCAAGCCTTGGTGATTCAATATATAAGAGCATTACAGTAGAGTATTTTGATCCAGAGCAATTTCTCTCAACCATGGACTTGTCAACAGAGCATAAAGTACTTGACCTTAAGAACAGGATCGAGGCTTCAATTGTGATTTGGAAGAGAAAGATGACCAACAAGGATGGCAAGTCTTCCTGGGGTTCAGGTGTGAGCTTGGAGAAGAGAGAACTCTTTGAGGAGAGAGCTGAAACCATCTTGCTCCTACTAAAGCAGCGGTTTCCAGGAATTCCACAATCTGCACTAGACATATCTAAGATCCAATATAATAGG GATATAGGGCAGGCTATTTTAGAGAGCTATTCAAGGATAATAGAAAGCTTGGCATTCAATGTCATGTCTAAAATTGAGGATGTCCTTTATGCTGATTCTCTCACTCAAAACCCGTTATTAGCAGAATCCAACAGGAACCGTTCAAGGGATCCTTCAACGTTGACTGGTGAAGAGGCAGACAAGTGGTGTGCTGCTGAGACACCAAATTCGAAGACACTCTCGGATTTCATGGGTTGGAATCTCGATCAGGGAGCTACTGACATGAAGAAGAATGACTCAACAGGTTATATGGACAGCCCagtaagagaagaaaatgataCCCTCAAGAGCAAGATAGCAAACATTGTGACCACAAAGAAAATATCCTATTTAGAAAAGCTTGAGAACCTAAGTGGTCTAAGAAGTCCAACAGCTCGCCATTAG
- the LOC126713745 gene encoding rho guanine nucleotide exchange factor 8 isoform X2 — MVRAFGRQNTIQKSRSFNLKRMFEIPGRQIQSLIFENGHDCGVVEEKIIAKSFDVKRVASPLEPQHIGWSLNHDMGPVSRLEIGVPAKVGSPHTKPNSEMMKERFAKLLLGEDMSGGGKGVSSALALSNAITNLAASIFGEKSRLEPMSPERKARWRKEIEWLLSVTDHIVEFVPSQQKSKDGKSMEIMVTLQRSDLLMNIPALRKLDAMLIDYLDNFGNQNEFWYVSKDADESENGNVPRNEDKWWLPTVKVPPNGLSDISRKWLLFQKDSVNQVLKAAMAINAQVLSEMEIPESYIESLPKNGRASLGDSIYKSITVEYFDPEQFLSTMDLSTEHKVLDLKNRIEASIVIWKRKMTNKDGKSSWGSGVSLEKRELFEERAETILLLLKQRFPGIPQSALDISKIQYNRDIGQAILESYSRIIESLAFNVMSKIEDVLYADSLTQNPLLAESNRNRSRDPSTLTGEEADKWCAAETPNSKTLSDFMGWNLDQGATDMKKNDSTGYMDSPVREENDTLKSKIANIVTTKKISYLEKLENLSGLRSPTARH; from the exons ATGGTCCGAGCCTTTGGACGCCAAAATACCATACAGAAGTCAAGATCTTTCAATCTAAAAAGGATGTTTGAGATTCCGGGAAGACAGATTCAGAGTTTGATATTTGAGAATGGACATGATTGTGGTGTTGTAGAAGAGAAAATTATTGCCAAAAGTTTTGATGTCAAGCGTGTAGCTAGTCCATTGGAGCCCCAACACATAGGCTGGTCGCTTAATCATGACATGGGTCCAGTTTCACGCTTGGAAATTGGAGTTCCAGCCAAGGTTGGAAGTCCACATACCAAGCCAAATTCAG AAATGATGAAGGAAAGGTTTGCTAAGCTTCTTCTTGGTGAAGATATGTCGGGTGGTGGAAAGGGTGTTTCTTCGGCTTTGGCTTTGTCAAATGCCATCACAAACCTTGCTg CATCTATATTTGGTGAAAAATCGAGGCTAGAGCCTATGTCTCCAGAGAGGAAAGCAAGGTGgagaaaagaaattgaatggCTTTTATCTGTAACTGATCACATTGTTGAATTTGTTCCATCACAGCAAAAATCCAAAGATGGAAAAAGTATGGAG ATAATGGTAACTCTCCAAAGAAGTGATCTTCTAATGAACATCCCTGCCCTCCGAAAGCTTGATGCTATGCTTATT GACTACCTGGATAACTTTGGAAACCAAAATGAGTTCTGGTACGTGTCTAAAGATGCCGATGAATCTGAAAATGGTAATGTCCCAAGAAATGAAGACAAATGGTGGTTACCAACTGTCAAAGTTCCACCAAATGGGCTATCAGATATATCTCGAAAGTGGCTGCTCTTTCAGAAGGATTCTGTGAACCAAGTACTAAAAGCAGCTATGGCTATAAATGCTCAAGTACTATCAGAAATGGAGATCCCTGAAAGCTACATTGAATCCCTACCAAAA AATGGTAGAGCAAGCCTTGGTGATTCAATATATAAGAGCATTACAGTAGAGTATTTTGATCCAGAGCAATTTCTCTCAACCATGGACTTGTCAACAGAGCATAAAGTACTTGACCTTAAGAACAGGATCGAGGCTTCAATTGTGATTTGGAAGAGAAAGATGACCAACAAGGATGGCAAGTCTTCCTGGGGTTCAGGTGTGAGCTTGGAGAAGAGAGAACTCTTTGAGGAGAGAGCTGAAACCATCTTGCTCCTACTAAAGCAGCGGTTTCCAGGAATTCCACAATCTGCACTAGACATATCTAAGATCCAATATAATAGG GATATAGGGCAGGCTATTTTAGAGAGCTATTCAAGGATAATAGAAAGCTTGGCATTCAATGTCATGTCTAAAATTGAGGATGTCCTTTATGCTGATTCTCTCACTCAAAACCCGTTATTAGCAGAATCCAACAGGAACCGTTCAAGGGATCCTTCAACGTTGACTGGTGAAGAGGCAGACAAGTGGTGTGCTGCTGAGACACCAAATTCGAAGACACTCTCGGATTTCATGGGTTGGAATCTCGATCAGGGAGCTACTGACATGAAGAAGAATGACTCAACAGGTTATATGGACAGCCCagtaagagaagaaaatgataCCCTCAAGAGCAAGATAGCAAACATTGTGACCACAAAGAAAATATCCTATTTAGAAAAGCTTGAGAACCTAAGTGGTCTAAGAAGTCCAACAGCTCGCCATTAG